GCAGGTCTCGCATGCGCCGAGATGGTCATCGATCTCGACGGTCTTTGCCGCGTCGAGCTGACCGTCGGCGTGCGCTCCGAGGAGGCGCGCGATCGAGCTGCAACGAGAATCAGACGGGTTCACTTCACCACTCAAGAGGCTTTCCTTTTGGCTCGGTATGCCGCGAGGTCCGCGGGCTGGTTGTTGGACTTCTGCTCGCTCACCGGCTCGCCCCTAACGATACCGAGAGCCAGCGCGTGATTGTAGAGAGATCGCTGAAGGAGCTTCCGGCCACGATGGAGGCGGCTCATCACCGTCCCGATCGGGCAGCCCATGATCTGCGCGATCTCCTCGTAGCTGAACTCCTCCACGTCGCAGAGGATGACCGCGATCTTGAACTCGGTCGGGAGCGCGTCCAGCGCGCGCTGGACCTCGCCCTCCACGATCGGCATCAGCGCGGCCTGCTCCGGATCGCGGAGCTGACGCATCGTCGAGGCGCTCACCCACCCGTCGACGAGCGGGTCCGCGTCCGGGCCTTCGAGCACCGAGCGCTCGAGCCCGCCGCGGCGGTACTTGTTGATGAACGTGTTGGTCAGGATCCGGAACAGCCAGGCCTTCAGGTTCGTGCCCGCGTGGAACTGCTCCCGCGCCTTCATCGCTTTCAGGAGAGTGTCCTGGACGAGGTCCTCCGCCTCGGAGGGGTTCCGCGTCAGCTTGCAGGCGACGGCGTAGAGAGCGTCCAGGTGACCCACGGCCTCCTGAGCGAAGGCATCGGAATCACTAGGTTTGTTCGGCGTAGAAAGCTGGTTCATCAGGGGTTTACGCCTTTCTCTCTGGCGGGCGTAACCACGACGTTAAGGCCACTATTCCGGCGATCTAGGTCCGGCCTGCGCTTTGCCTATTTGGCGAAACCCCAGCCTTTTACTCGCCCCGATTGCCAGATTTGAGCTTCTGCTCGAGCTCCTCGACCCGGGCGTTCAGGCGCTTGATGTCCTGCTGGAGCTGCTGCCACGGCAGGAGGTTCGGGACCACCGCCTTCACGCGCTCGTCGATCTTCGTCTGCCAGTCCTCGAACGCGTCTTTTGCCTGCTCGACGAGGCTCGGCTTGCTCGACGCGGCGGCGACCACGCCGTTCTCTTCTTGCGGCGGCGGCTCCTCCGGCACCTCCGGCTTCCCGGGCGGCTCGCTCTTGCCGCTGCCCGGGATGAGGCGGCCGATCGGGCCTTCGCGGAGATCGGAGAGGACCTTCTCGGTGCGCTGGTGAATCAGGTCCTTCAACGTCTGGAGCGGGACGTTCTTGCTCGAGGACGCCTTCTGTTTCTGCTCCTCGTAGATGATCTGCGCGAGGGTGACCTCGGTGAGGTCCTCCTTCGTGTTGTTGTCGATGATCTGCACCTCCTCGCCGCCGCGGACCATCTCCGCGATCTGGAGGAGCGTGACGTACCGGCTGTCCTTCGTGTCGTAGAGCTTCCGGTTCGAGTACCGTTTCACGACGCGGCGCGCCGGACTCTCGGTACCTGCCGCGTTGTCCTGGGCCTTGTCGCTCACCCGTCCAAGATACACCAACGCGGAGCGTCGGAAAGCGTGGCAAACGACGGTGGAGGTTCGCTCGTTCTTCGTGACGTCTCGGCAGGATACGGCGCGGCCGAACCGCTGCTGCGCCGCGTCGATCTGAGCCTCGCCGCCGGCGAAATCGTGTGCGTCCTCGGCCCGAACGGCGCGGGAAAAACGACGCTCGTGCGCGTCGCGTCAGGGCTCCTGGCTCCCGCGACCGGCGAGGTGCGACTCCTCGGCGAGCCGCTGGCGGGCAAGTCGCGCCTCGAGATCGCGAAGGTGCTCGCGGTCGTCGAGCAGATGCAGGAGCTCTCGGAGGCGTTCACCGTCCGCGAGGTCGTCGCGCTCGGGCGCGCGCCGCATCAGGACGCGTGGATGCACACGACGGCCGAGGACCGACGCATCGTCGACGACGCGCTCGCGCGCTGCGACCTCGTCGCGCTCGCGTCGCGCTCGGCGCGCGCGCTCTCGGGCGGGGAGCAGAAGCGCGTCGCCGTCGCGCGGGCGCTCGCGCAGGAGCCGCGCGTGCTCTTGCTCGACGAGCCGGGCGCGTTCCTCGACGTGCGTCACCAGCTCGATCTCTACGAGCTCCTCGCGCGCTCCGTCGCGCGCGAGCGCCTCGCCTGCCTCGTCGTCATGCACGACCTCAACGTCGCCGCGCAGTTCGCCGACCGGGTGGTGCTCCTCAAGCGAGGCGCCGTCGTCGCTTCAGGCGCGGTGCGCGACGTCCTCACGCGCGACATCGTGAACGACGTCTTCGACGCCGCCCTCTACGTCGGCGAGCGCGACGGCGTCCCGTTCTTCCTCCCGCAGCGTCACAAGTAGCGTCGAACGATCTCGTCGAGCGCGCTGTCGCTCGTGACGCCCTGGCGGATCGCGACGACCTTGCCCGTCTTCGAGATCACGATCAAGGTCGGCAGGTTCGAGACGTGGTACGCGCTCGCGATGCGGTTGCCCTCGTCGTAGACGACGGGGAAGCCGAGGCGCTTCGCGCGGACGAAATGCGCGGCGAGCCCGTCCTCGTCGCTCGTGTTCACGCCCACCACCGCGAGGCCGCGGTCCTTGTAGCGCTGCGCGATCGTGTTCACGATCGGCGCCTCCGCCTGGCACGGCCCGCACCACGTCGCCCAGAAGTCGAGGACCACCGTTCGCCCGCGCAGGCTCTCGAGGCGGAGGCGCGTCGGGTTCGCCTCCCCGTCCGCGGCGAGGACGCCCGCGTTCGCGACGATCTTCGCCTCGAAGGCCGGCGCTTCTTCGTCGAGCGAGACGCCCTCGCAGCCCTTCGTCGCGCGCGGAATCAACGCGAACCCTGCCGCGAGCGCCAGGACCGCGATCGCGGCGCGCATGTTGCCGGCCGGCTCGGTCGGCGCCCCAACATCACGAGCGGTGCCGTCGATCATGCCCTTCGCATAGCACGGGCCGTGTTGCGGAGCGCCATCGCTCGGGCTCGGCACGCAGATCGAGCTCTGACCGCGTCAGTCGACCGTCTCGACGCCCTGCTGCTTCGCGCGCTCGCGGGCCTCTTTTGCCGCTTGCGCGATCGCGAGGATCTTCATGCCGGGGAGGTGGAGCGTGAAGCGGGCGCCGCCGAGGCGGGGGCTCTCGCCGGCGTCGATCTCGCCGCCGTGCTCGACGACGACCTTCTTCACGATCGCGAGGCCGAGGCCGGTGCCGTCCGCCTTCGTCGTGACGTAAGGGTCGAAGATGCGGCCGCGCATCGACGCCGCGACGCCGGGGCCGTCGTCGTCGACCTCGATCCGCGCGCCTTCGCCCTCGCGGTGCGCGCTCACGAGCACGCGGCCGATCACCTCGCTCGTCGCGCCGCCGGCGGGGCGTGAGCCGTGGAGGTGGTGATCGCGGATCGCCTGGACCGCGTTGCGTACGAGGTTGATCACGACGCGGCGCAGCGCCTCGCGATCGATCGCGACCTCGATCGCCTCCTTCGGGACCTCCCACTTGACCTCGACGTTGGCCGGGAGCGCGTTGTCGCCCTCCTCTCCCGCGAAGGGGTCCTCGAGGTGGCCGAGCTGGTTCTCGCAGTCGTGGAGGAAGTCGGAGAGGTTCGCCGGCTTGAGGTCGGCGTGCGGGAGACGCGCGAAATTCGAGAAGCTGCCGACGAGGCGGCGCAACGTGCCGACCTCCTCCTCGACGATCTCGAGCGTCGTGTCGAGGAGCGCGCGGTAGCGCGGGTCGTCGCCGGCGTACTTGCGGTGGCACTCCTGGACCGCGAGCTGGATCGGCGTGAGCGGGTTCTTGATCTCGTGCGCGAGGCGCTGCGCCATGTCCTGCCACGCGCCGATGCGCTGGAGGAACTCGATGCGCGAGCGCGACTGCGAGATCTCGCCGATCATGCGGTTGAAGGTCCGCGCGAGGTCGGTGAGCTCGTCGGAGCCGGTGACGGGGACGCGGACGGAGAGGTCGCCTTGCGCGACCAAGTTGATCGCGGCGGAGAGGCGGTTGATGCGGCGCGTGACGCCGCGCGCGAGGAGGAAGCCGAGCGGGACGGTGAGGAGGACGGTGGCGCCGAGCAGGAGCGCGAAGACGTTGAGGTAGCCCTGATAGACGTCGGAGCGCGACGACTCGATCTGGTGGTAGCGGTTCACGACCTCCGCCGACTGCTCGAGCTCGTCGAGGCGCTTGCTCGACACGGCGAAGGTCGCGAACACGCAGACCCCGTCGGGGTCCTCGGTGAGTGGATGGATCTGGGTGAGGCTCTTCTCCGTCGTCTGATCGACCGGGCGGCCGCGGTCGCGGTGCGCCATCGTCTTGCCGGCGACGTCGTCCGGATCGAACGGCGGCGCCGGAGACTCCGGCGGCGCGCGGAGCACGCGCAGCTCGACGAGGCTCGTGAACGCGGGGAAGAGCGCGTCGAGCTCCGCCTCGAGCGTCTCCACGTTGCCCTTCCGCGCCGCCTCGCGCAGCACCGGATCGGAGGCGATCGCCACGGTCTGGTGCTTCAGGTCGTCTTTGATCGCCTTGACGTAGTCCTTGTAGACGTCGACGCCGCGATCGAGCTGCTCGCCGATCTCCGGCGTGTAGAACACCGCGACGCCGCGGCGGAACATCTGCGTCCCGAGGTAGAGCGCGGCCGCGAGCGGCACCATCGTCGTCACGAGGATGACGATCGCGAGGCGGCGCTCCGTCTTGCCGACGAAGATGTCGCGGACGCGGAGGTACGCGCGCCGCCGCGCCCCGCTGCTCACGGACCCCACCAGAGCAGCTCGAACGAGCGCGCCTGCCCGTCCTTCGACAGGTGCACCTCGAGCTTGTCGCCCTTCGGCTTGATGAACGGCGCGGGGAACTTGTCGGCCGGCCAGAACGCGGCCTTCTCGAAGCCCTCCTTCGTCAGCCAGAACGCGTGGAGGCCGTCCTTGTTCGGGCCGTGCACGAGGAGCATGCGGCCGCCGCCGACGAGCGCGAAGTCGAGGTGCGCGAGCCCGTAGTCGGTGAAGCGCTCCGGGGACGGGAACGCCGCCCCGACGTCCTTGACCTCGGGCAGGTGGGCCTTGAGGTACTTGTAAAATACATCGTATCGAATCTTGGAGAGGCGCGCGAAGGTGCGCCCCTCCGGCGCGGCGATGATCGGGAGCTCCTCGGGGCGGAGGCACGGCACCTCGACGTGGGCGCGGTAGCGATCGCCGAGCGTCGCCGTTCCTTCGTCGCTCAGCGACTTGAGCCACCAGTGGAAGACGGGGAGGTCGCCCTCGCCCGCGCGCGACTTCAAGTGGACGAGGCTCTCCCAGAGCGGCCGCCGCACCGCCCACGTCGCGCCGTGGTTCTTCACGACGCAGGCGCCGACGTAGAGCGCGCCGTGGATCACGAAATTGAACAGCTCGTCCCGCTCGCGGAGCCGCTCCCGCGCCGCGGGTCCGATCGCGGCGCCGAGGCGATGGACGCTCGCGTCGCTGAAGTCGAGAGCGAGGTTCGTCACGCCGAGCGCGGTCTCGGCGAGCTCGACGAAGATGCGCGCGGCGTCGTCGAGCTGCGCGAGGATGTACGGGTTCTTCGCCGGGTTCGCGTCGGTAGAGCGCGCGCGGCCGAGATCGCTCCTCGCGTCCTCCGGGTACAGCGGAAGGAAGACGTCGCGAAAGAGCGCCTCGGCCGTGGTCGCCACCATGGGTGGCCTTGCTTACTACTGCGACGCGGCGGCGGCGACGAAGACGAACGCGACGAGGAGCGCGCCGATGATGGCGAGGCAGAAGCCCACGACCGCGCACACGATCTCGATGATGAACGCGGTGCTCATCTTCTGGAACGCCTGCATCAGGTGCTGGAGGTCGTTGCCCTGCGTCGTCACCACCGCCTTCAGCGAGTTACCGGCGCCGAGGAACGTGACGCCGACGACGATCGCGACGATGCCCGCGGGGAGGTACGTCGCGAGGCCGGGGCTCACGAACATGCCGCAGCTCCCGATCACCTGGAGCGCGCCGAGCGTCGTCGAGATGATGCCCCAGAGCTTCACGCGGCTCGCGGCCTTGTCGATGATCGAGTTCTCGTACTCGTTGAACTCGTAGTTGCCGTACTGCGGCGTCATCCCCGCCCCGGCGCCCGGCGCGCCGTACGGGTTCTGCGCGAAGCCGGGCGGAGGAGCGCCGTAGCCGGGAGGAGCGCCGTAGCCGCTGGGAGGCCCGCCGGGCGGAGCGCCGTAACCACCGCCCGGAGGCGCACCGTATCCTCCGCCCCCAGGCGGGGGCTGCCATCCACCTTGCATCGACTCCTCCTAACCTTCCCTGAACGGGACGGAGTAGACCACGCGTCGCGCTTCACGACAAATCGGCAGCTACTCGACCTCGAGCGTTCCGCCGCACGGGATGTCGAAGGTGTTCTCCTTGCCGGCGCTCCCCACCTTCACGCGGTGCGAGCCGCACGGCACCGTGATGTCCTTGCCGCCCTGCCCGACGAGGCGGCCGTCGAGGAACACGCGGTGACCCCAGCCCTTCGGCTTCACCTTGAGGATCGCGGTCGTCTGGTCGGGCGGAGGCTTCGCGATCGTGACCTTCGCCGACGCGGTGACGACGGGCTCCGGCTCCGGCTCCCGCTCCGTCGCCGACGTCGCGGCGGAGGGCGGCGGCTCCGGGGTCGGAGGCTCCGCGCTCG
This genomic stretch from Labilithrix sp. harbors:
- a CDS encoding ABC transporter ATP-binding protein; amino-acid sequence: MANDGGGSLVLRDVSAGYGAAEPLLRRVDLSLAAGEIVCVLGPNGAGKTTLVRVASGLLAPATGEVRLLGEPLAGKSRLEIAKVLAVVEQMQELSEAFTVREVVALGRAPHQDAWMHTTAEDRRIVDDALARCDLVALASRSARALSGGEQKRVAVARALAQEPRVLLLDEPGAFLDVRHQLDLYELLARSVARERLACLVVMHDLNVAAQFADRVVLLKRGAVVASGAVRDVLTRDIVNDVFDAALYVGERDGVPFFLPQRHK
- a CDS encoding sigma-70 family RNA polymerase sigma factor → MNQLSTPNKPSDSDAFAQEAVGHLDALYAVACKLTRNPSEAEDLVQDTLLKAMKAREQFHAGTNLKAWLFRILTNTFINKYRRGGLERSVLEGPDADPLVDGWVSASTMRQLRDPEQAALMPIVEGEVQRALDALPTEFKIAVILCDVEEFSYEEIAQIMGCPIGTVMSRLHRGRKLLQRSLYNHALALGIVRGEPVSEQKSNNQPADLAAYRAKRKAS
- a CDS encoding polyhydroxyalkanoate synthesis regulator DNA-binding domain-containing protein, whose translation is MSDKAQDNAAGTESPARRVVKRYSNRKLYDTKDSRYVTLLQIAEMVRGGEEVQIIDNNTKEDLTEVTLAQIIYEEQKQKASSSKNVPLQTLKDLIHQRTEKVLSDLREGPIGRLIPGSGKSEPPGKPEVPEEPPPQEENGVVAAASSKPSLVEQAKDAFEDWQTKIDERVKAVVPNLLPWQQLQQDIKRLNARVEELEQKLKSGNRGE
- a CDS encoding HAMP domain-containing protein; amino-acid sequence: MGSVSSGARRRAYLRVRDIFVGKTERRLAIVILVTTMVPLAAALYLGTQMFRRGVAVFYTPEIGEQLDRGVDVYKDYVKAIKDDLKHQTVAIASDPVLREAARKGNVETLEAELDALFPAFTSLVELRVLRAPPESPAPPFDPDDVAGKTMAHRDRGRPVDQTTEKSLTQIHPLTEDPDGVCVFATFAVSSKRLDELEQSAEVVNRYHQIESSRSDVYQGYLNVFALLLGATVLLTVPLGFLLARGVTRRINRLSAAINLVAQGDLSVRVPVTGSDELTDLARTFNRMIGEISQSRSRIEFLQRIGAWQDMAQRLAHEIKNPLTPIQLAVQECHRKYAGDDPRYRALLDTTLEIVEEEVGTLRRLVGSFSNFARLPHADLKPANLSDFLHDCENQLGHLEDPFAGEEGDNALPANVEVKWEVPKEAIEVAIDREALRRVVINLVRNAVQAIRDHHLHGSRPAGGATSEVIGRVLVSAHREGEGARIEVDDDGPGVAASMRGRIFDPYVTTKADGTGLGLAIVKKVVVEHGGEIDAGESPRLGGARFTLHLPGMKILAIAQAAKEARERAKQQGVETVD
- a CDS encoding TlpA family protein disulfide reductase, with the protein product MIDGTARDVGAPTEPAGNMRAAIAVLALAAGFALIPRATKGCEGVSLDEEAPAFEAKIVANAGVLAADGEANPTRLRLESLRGRTVVLDFWATWCGPCQAEAPIVNTIAQRYKDRGLAVVGVNTSDEDGLAAHFVRAKRLGFPVVYDEGNRIASAYHVSNLPTLIVISKTGKVVAIRQGVTSDSALDEIVRRYL